The Acanthochromis polyacanthus isolate Apoly-LR-REF ecotype Palm Island chromosome 17, KAUST_Apoly_ChrSc, whole genome shotgun sequence genome has a window encoding:
- the srsf1b gene encoding LOW QUALITY PROTEIN: serine/arginine-rich splicing factor 1B (The sequence of the model RefSeq protein was modified relative to this genomic sequence to represent the inferred CDS: inserted 1 base in 1 codon) — MSGGGVIRGPAGSNDCRIYVGNLPPDIRSKDVEDLFYKYGSIRDIDLKNRRGGPPFAFVQFEDPRDAEDAVYGRDGYDYDGYRLRVEFPRSGRGSGGGGGGGGGGGGGGAMGPPRGRYGPPSRRSENRVVVSGLPPSGSWQDLKDHMREAGDVCYADVYRDGTGVVEFVRKEDMTYAVRKLDNTKFRSHEGETAYIRVKMDGPRSPSYGRSRSRSRSRSRSKSGSRSYXPRRSRGSPRYSPRRSRSRSRT, encoded by the exons ATGTCCGGCGGAGGAGTCATCCGAGGACCAGCGGGCAGCAATGACTGTCGGATATACGTGGGGAATCTCCCTCCCGACATCCGTTCAAAAGACGTGGAGGACTTGTTTTACAAATACGGATCAATTCGTGATATCGATCTGAAAAACCGCAGAGGAGGACCACCGTTTGCCTTCGTGCAGTTCGAGGACCCGAG GGATGCTGAGGATGCCGTCTATGGGCGTGACGGCTATGACTACGATGGCTACCGACTGCGTGTTGAGTTTCCTAGAAGTGGAAGGGgaagtggtggtggtggtggcggaggcggtggtggaggtggtggtggagcgATGGGACCCCCAAGGGGAAGGTACGGCCCTCCGTCCCGACGCTCAGAGAACAGGGTCGTTGTGTCAG GTCTTCCTCCCAGCGGGAGCTGGCAGGACCTGAAGGATCACATGCGAGAGGCAGGTGATGTATGTTATGCTGATGTGTATCGTGATGGCACCGGAGTGGTGGAGTTTGTACGCAAAGAAGACATGACCTACGCTGTCCGTAAATTGGATAACACCAAGTTTCGCTCTCATGAG ggAGAGACGGCCTACATCCGTGTGAAGATGGATGGTCCTCGGAGCCCCAGCTACGGTCGATCTCGGTCTCGTAGCCGCAGTCGAAGCCGAAGCAAGAGTGGTTCTCGCAGCT TCCCCCGTCGCAGCAGAGGGTCTCCACGCTACTCTCCTCGGCGTTCCCGCTCCCGCTCTCGTACCTAA